Proteins from one Cellulosilyticum lentocellum DSM 5427 genomic window:
- a CDS encoding ABC transporter permease: MRIKALTTRILTQVTHDKRTIALILIAPLVILSLVYFILNSESSSYNLGIVTAPGAYIEELTHNDDLDIKLTYLKSEDIPNAIKNKEILAAIDMNPSMTEAKIYLDGTNSLDAEKVQALVKSSALKVLQNNMKQNAEDTKEKLSTLLDSLTQLKTKMPQVKLQVPEIDLSELNMTEPNFTTDYIYGEEDTSFFDNFGAGLIGIIIFFVVFLIAGINFLTERTSGTLEKLLSTPIKRSEIIIGYVFGFSLLALLQTLLITFFVIYVLGLKVVGSIWYVLLINLLTAITALTLGILLSSLANNEFQMVQFIPIVILPQVFLCGLFNLSNGWEIVGLLMPLHYTTNALTEVMLKGSGFERIWLDCLILLGCSLIFMFLNIQLLKRQRSL, encoded by the coding sequence ATGAGAATTAAAGCTTTAACTACAAGAATTCTAACTCAAGTCACCCATGATAAGAGAACCATTGCTCTTATTCTTATTGCTCCCCTTGTTATCTTAAGCCTTGTTTATTTCATCCTTAATTCTGAAAGTAGCAGTTATAACCTTGGTATTGTTACAGCTCCTGGTGCTTATATTGAAGAACTTACTCATAATGATGATTTGGATATCAAGCTTACCTATCTTAAAAGTGAAGATATCCCAAATGCTATAAAAAATAAAGAAATCCTCGCAGCCATTGATATGAATCCAAGTATGACTGAGGCCAAAATTTACTTAGACGGTACAAACAGTTTAGATGCTGAAAAAGTCCAAGCATTAGTAAAAAGTTCCGCTCTAAAAGTACTTCAAAATAATATGAAACAAAATGCTGAAGATACTAAAGAAAAGCTTAGCACTCTCTTAGATAGCCTCACTCAATTAAAGACTAAAATGCCTCAAGTGAAATTACAGGTACCAGAAATAGATCTATCTGAGCTTAATATGACTGAGCCAAACTTTACTACTGACTATATTTATGGTGAAGAGGATACCTCTTTCTTTGATAACTTCGGAGCTGGGCTTATTGGGATTATTATCTTCTTCGTTGTCTTTCTAATTGCTGGCATTAATTTTCTTACTGAAAGAACTTCAGGCACTTTGGAAAAGCTCCTCTCTACACCTATCAAAAGGAGTGAAATAATCATCGGCTATGTATTTGGCTTTAGTTTATTAGCCTTGCTTCAAACGCTCCTGATTACTTTCTTTGTTATTTATGTTCTCGGTCTAAAAGTAGTCGGTAGTATATGGTACGTACTTCTTATTAACCTTTTAACCGCTATTACTGCCCTAACACTTGGTATTTTACTCTCTAGTTTAGCTAATAATGAATTTCAAATGGTTCAATTCATCCCTATTGTGATTCTCCCTCAAGTCTTTTTATGTGGCTTATTTAATTTATCAAATGGTTGGGAGATTGTCGGACTCTTGATGCCTCTTCACTATACAACTAATGCTTTAACAGAAGTCATGCTTAAAGGTAGTGGTTTTGAAAGGATTTGGCTAGACTGTCTCATCCTCTTAGGTTGTTCTTTAATATTCATGTTCTTAAATATACAGCTACTTAAGCGACAAAGAAGCTTGTAA
- a CDS encoding ABC transporter ATP-binding protein, whose translation MSMLTTPTICLEHINKSFGKNQILFDISLTIPEGCIYGLLGPSGCGKSTSVKIMAGISKQDSGKVYILGQEMPNLMLMSQIGYMSQSSALYPTLSGYENLKFFGSLYGFNKQLLQERFEYVSTLVNLTDYLPKYVSTYSGGMKQRLALAISLLANPKVLILDEPTVGIDPLLRYSIWEELYKLAEQKITILITTHVMDEAAKCHELAMMYNGTILAAGTPEQILEKAQVTNIEDAFIYFGKSHISSKEVLSYEN comes from the coding sequence ATGTCTATGTTAACCACCCCTACTATATGCCTAGAGCATATTAATAAGTCCTTTGGCAAAAATCAAATCCTATTTGATATTTCTCTAACTATTCCTGAAGGTTGTATATATGGCCTTTTAGGCCCCTCTGGTTGTGGGAAAAGTACTTCTGTTAAAATCATGGCTGGTATTTCTAAACAAGACTCCGGAAAAGTCTATATATTAGGCCAGGAAATGCCGAATCTAATGCTCATGTCCCAAATAGGATATATGTCTCAGTCTAGCGCCCTTTATCCTACACTTTCTGGCTATGAAAATCTAAAGTTCTTCGGAAGCTTATATGGTTTTAATAAACAGCTCCTTCAAGAAAGATTTGAATATGTATCCACCCTTGTTAACTTAACCGACTATCTACCTAAATATGTTTCCACCTATTCTGGTGGCATGAAGCAAAGACTAGCTTTAGCTATTTCACTCTTAGCTAATCCTAAAGTTCTCATTCTTGATGAGCCCACGGTAGGAATAGACCCTCTTCTTAGATATAGTATTTGGGAGGAATTATATAAGCTTGCTGAGCAAAAGATAACTATTCTTATTACAACTCATGTTATGGATGAAGCTGCTAAATGTCATGAGCTAGCTATGATGTATAATGGCACGATCCTTGCTGCGGGTACTCCTGAACAAATTCTAGAAAAAGCTCAAGTTACTAATATAGAAGATGCCTTTATCTATTTTGGCAAATCTCATATTTCTTCAAAGGAGGTCCTTTCCTATGAGAATTAA